The proteins below are encoded in one region of Bacillus alveayuensis:
- a CDS encoding hypothetical protein (product_source=Hypo-rule applied; cath_funfam=3.30.310.100; pfam=PF08868; superfamily=160755): protein MKFENIGIEGLTAELSQLDDILEDLGFVRAAQWDYERVTYDRKFEHKGDVFYLRIQGYAIEGDVGGRYALIKLITPLLGKHYYPHGVEYGEDEHFPSMIVETSEKLLKQAKEEIEKIKQ, encoded by the coding sequence ATGAAATTTGAAAACATTGGTATTGAAGGTTTAACAGCAGAATTGTCGCAGTTAGATGACATTTTAGAAGATTTAGGGTTTGTCCGTGCAGCTCAATGGGATTATGAGCGAGTAACATATGACCGCAAATTCGAGCATAAGGGAGACGTTTTTTATTTACGAATCCAAGGATATGCCATTGAAGGAGATGTTGGCGGTCGTTACGCTTTAATTAAGTTAATCACACCTTTATTAGGGAAACATTATTATCCTCATGGTGTTGAATATGGTGAAGATGAACATTTTCCATCTATGATTGTCGAAACAAGTGAAAAATTACTAAAACAAGCTAAAGAAGAGATTGAAAAAATAAAACAGTGA
- a CDS encoding CBS domain-containing protein (product_source=COG0517; cath_funfam=3.10.580.10; cog=COG0517; pfam=PF00571; smart=SM00116; superfamily=54631), producing the protein MLQVRDMMTTNIDYCTPLDNVYEAAVKMKDLHVDVIPIVQNNKLVGVVTDRDLVVRCMAEKHPGSTKITDVMSDHLVTVTPQDRVDKAAQLMSQYEIYHLPVVENGQIVGMVSLVDLSSQE; encoded by the coding sequence ATGCTGCAAGTACGTGATATGATGACAACAAATATCGATTATTGTACACCACTTGATAATGTTTATGAAGCAGCTGTCAAAATGAAAGATTTACATGTTGACGTCATTCCGATCGTTCAAAATAACAAGCTAGTCGGTGTTGTGACGGATAGAGATCTTGTCGTTCGTTGTATGGCTGAAAAACATCCAGGATCTACAAAAATTACAGATGTCATGAGTGATCATCTTGTGACAGTAACTCCACAAGATCGTGTAGACAAAGCTGCTCAATTAATGTCCCAATACGAAATTTACCACCTTCCTGTAGTCGAAAATGGGCAAATAGTCGGAATGGTATCACTAGTAGACTTATCCAGCCAAGAATAG
- a CDS encoding cytochrome c oxidase subunit 1 (product_source=KO:K02274; cath_funfam=1.10.287.70,1.20.210.10; cog=COG0843; ko=KO:K02274; pfam=PF00115; superfamily=81442; tigrfam=TIGR02891; transmembrane_helix_parts=Inside_1_25,TMhelix_26_48,Outside_49_76,TMhelix_77_99,Inside_100_105,TMhelix_106_128,Outside_129_154,TMhelix_155_177,Inside_178_196,TMhelix_197_219,Outside_220_243,TMhelix_244_266,Inside_267_272,TMhelix_273_295,Outside_296_309,TMhelix_310_332,Inside_333_344,TMhelix_345_367,Outside_368_376,TMhelix_377_399,Inside_400_418,TMhelix_419_441,Outside_442_460,TMhelix_461_483,Inside_484_555,TMhelix_556_578,Outside_579_581,TMhelix_582_604,Inside_605_626) translates to MSTLAQKKGFGATLWDYLTTVDHKKIAILYLLTGTLYLIVGGIEALLMRWQLMYPENTVVGAQTFNELLTTHGTTMIFFAATPLLFAFMNAVVPLQIGARDVAFPFLNSLGFWLFFFGALFFNLGWFLGGAPDAGWTSYPSLALNSPGHGVDFYLLGLQISGIGTLISGINFLVTIINMRAPGMTFMRMPLFTWTTFVASALILFAFPPLTVGLAFLMFDRLFGTGFFVPELGGNTIIYEHIFWIFGHPEVYILVLPAFGIFSEIIPVFSRKRLFGYTSMVFATVLIGFLGFMVWAHHMFTTGLGPVANAIFSVATMTIGVPTGIKVFNWLLTAWGGSIRFTVPMLYAIAFIPSFVLGGVTGVMLAAGAADYQYHDTYFVVAHFHYVIVGGIVFALLAATHYWYPKMFGHMLSEKLGKVTFVLFFIGFHLTFFIQHFLGLWGMPRRVFTYLPNQGWDTGNFVSSIGAIFMAVAVIVLVINVIVSALNAKRTNVRVGADPWEDGRTLEWAIASPPPEYNFKQTPLVRGLDPLWVEKMDGRNGMTPAEPIGDIHMPNGSILPFIISVGLFVGALGLMYRTDYSWGLAVALIGLVITFGSMFLRSIIDDYGFHIHKEDLLKEDEKGAKA, encoded by the coding sequence GTGAGTACGTTAGCTCAGAAAAAAGGGTTCGGTGCAACCTTATGGGACTACTTAACAACAGTAGACCATAAAAAAATTGCTATCCTTTACCTACTCACTGGTACTTTATATTTAATCGTAGGTGGGATTGAAGCATTATTAATGCGTTGGCAGCTTATGTACCCAGAAAATACTGTCGTAGGCGCACAGACTTTTAACGAATTATTAACAACTCATGGTACAACAATGATTTTCTTTGCTGCAACACCGTTATTGTTTGCATTTATGAACGCAGTTGTACCACTTCAAATTGGGGCTCGCGATGTAGCGTTTCCGTTTTTAAACTCACTTGGTTTTTGGTTATTTTTCTTTGGTGCATTATTCTTTAATTTAGGGTGGTTTTTAGGTGGAGCTCCTGATGCTGGGTGGACTTCATATCCTTCACTGGCATTGAATTCACCAGGCCATGGTGTAGATTTTTATCTATTAGGTTTACAGATTTCTGGAATAGGAACATTAATTTCTGGAATTAACTTCCTTGTTACAATTATTAATATGCGTGCACCAGGCATGACATTTATGCGTATGCCACTATTTACTTGGACGACATTTGTTGCATCAGCACTTATTTTATTTGCGTTTCCACCGTTAACAGTTGGTTTAGCATTCTTAATGTTTGACCGCTTGTTTGGAACTGGATTTTTCGTCCCTGAATTAGGTGGTAATACAATTATTTATGAGCATATATTCTGGATTTTTGGACACCCAGAAGTATATATTCTCGTATTACCTGCATTCGGTATTTTTTCTGAAATTATTCCAGTATTCTCTCGTAAACGTTTATTCGGTTACACATCTATGGTGTTTGCGACCGTATTAATTGGATTCTTAGGATTTATGGTATGGGCACACCATATGTTTACAACTGGTTTAGGTCCAGTAGCGAACGCGATCTTCTCTGTTGCGACAATGACAATTGGTGTACCGACTGGAATTAAAGTATTTAACTGGTTATTAACAGCTTGGGGCGGCAGCATTCGCTTTACAGTACCGATGCTTTATGCGATTGCTTTTATACCATCATTTGTTCTTGGTGGAGTGACTGGTGTTATGCTTGCAGCAGGTGCAGCTGACTATCAATACCATGACACATACTTTGTTGTCGCTCACTTCCACTATGTTATTGTAGGTGGAATTGTATTTGCATTATTAGCTGCTACTCACTATTGGTATCCAAAAATGTTTGGACATATGTTAAGTGAAAAATTAGGTAAAGTAACATTCGTATTATTTTTTATCGGTTTCCATTTAACATTCTTTATTCAGCATTTCTTAGGATTATGGGGAATGCCACGTCGAGTGTTCACGTATTTACCGAACCAAGGATGGGATACTGGAAACTTTGTAAGTTCAATCGGTGCAATTTTCATGGCAGTAGCGGTTATTGTATTAGTTATTAACGTGATCGTTTCTGCATTAAATGCAAAACGCACTAATGTACGTGTTGGTGCGGACCCATGGGAAGATGGGCGTACATTAGAATGGGCAATCGCTTCTCCACCACCTGAGTACAACTTTAAACAAACTCCACTTGTACGTGGTTTAGATCCATTATGGGTGGAAAAAATGGATGGTAGGAATGGAATGACTCCTGCAGAACCAATTGGAGACATTCATATGCCGAACGGATCTATACTTCCGTTTATCATATCAGTTGGATTATTCGTAGGTGCGTTAGGATTAATGTATCGAACAGACTACTCATGGGGCTTAGCAGTAGCTCTCATTGGGTTAGTGATTACGTTCGGATCTATGTTCTTACGTTCTATTATCGATGACTATGGATTTCATATTCATAAAGAGGATTTGCTAAAAGAGGATGAAAAGGGGGCTAAGGCATAA
- a CDS encoding putative membrane protein (product_source=KO:K02862; cath_funfam=1.20.950.20; cog=COG3336; ko=KO:K02862; pfam=PF09678; tigrfam=TIGR02737; transmembrane_helix_parts=Outside_1_9,TMhelix_10_32,Inside_33_51,TMhelix_52_74,Outside_75_78,TMhelix_79_101,Inside_102_121,TMhelix_122_144,Outside_145_148,TMhelix_149_171,Inside_172_183,TMhelix_184_206,Outside_207_253,TMhelix_254_276,Inside_277_298): MSLNIFGFRAMWSPYFFLFLVLLTIVYFYLIGSGRKHFSKTENVPTKQKVYFLLAMAALYISKGSPLDLYGHITFTGHMASMAILFLIVPPLLIFGIPAWLWQAFLELPIVKPMMAFFTKPILSLLLFNTFFSIYHVPIIFDVVKTNPIYHAIVTTTIFIAAFFMYWPLLNNVPNWKQINGLKKIAYILGNSVLITPACGLIIFASSPLFETYSNPQAWVQALSLCVPSDMLSGLNLTGPEMFSKMQVMEDQQLGGIIMKIIQEIVYGSFLAYVFFEWARKERAKDHMETSYSPEPLK, translated from the coding sequence ATGAGTTTAAATATATTTGGATTTCGAGCCATGTGGAGTCCATATTTTTTCCTATTCCTTGTTCTGTTAACGATCGTTTATTTTTATTTAATAGGTTCAGGACGTAAGCATTTTTCAAAAACGGAAAATGTACCGACAAAGCAGAAAGTTTATTTTCTTTTAGCGATGGCTGCCCTATACATTAGTAAAGGAAGTCCACTTGATTTATATGGTCATATAACGTTTACGGGCCATATGGCATCCATGGCCATTTTATTTTTAATCGTTCCACCGTTATTGATTTTTGGAATACCAGCATGGCTATGGCAAGCGTTTCTTGAATTACCAATCGTAAAGCCAATGATGGCATTTTTTACGAAGCCGATATTATCGTTGCTATTATTTAATACATTTTTTTCTATTTACCATGTTCCGATAATTTTTGATGTTGTTAAAACAAATCCTATTTATCATGCAATCGTAACAACGACGATTTTCATTGCAGCATTTTTCATGTATTGGCCTTTGTTAAACAATGTACCAAATTGGAAACAAATTAACGGATTAAAAAAGATTGCCTATATTTTAGGAAATAGTGTTTTAATTACTCCAGCTTGTGGATTAATTATTTTTGCTTCTTCTCCATTATTTGAAACGTATTCAAACCCTCAAGCATGGGTACAAGCATTAAGTTTATGCGTACCGTCTGATATGCTATCAGGCTTAAATTTAACAGGACCTGAAATGTTTTCGAAAATGCAAGTAATGGAAGATCAACAGCTTGGCGGAATTATTATGAAAATCATTCAAGAAATAGTTTACGGGAGCTTTTTAGCGTATGTTTTTTTTGAATGGGCGCGAAAAGAACGAGCAAAAGATCACATGGAGACAAGCTATTCTCCTGAACCGTTAAAATAA
- a CDS encoding protoheme IX farnesyltransferase (product_source=KO:K02301; cog=COG0109; ko=KO:K02301; pfam=PF01040; tigrfam=TIGR01473; transmembrane_helix_parts=Inside_1_27,TMhelix_28_50,Outside_51_64,TMhelix_65_87,Inside_88_107,TMhelix_108_130,Outside_131_133,TMhelix_134_153,Inside_154_157,TMhelix_158_180,Outside_181_183,TMhelix_184_206,Inside_207_235,TMhelix_236_270,Outside_271_284,TMhelix_285_304,Inside_305_307): MSNTRGEMAIQNEQPQEVVVSTSLLKDFLALVKIGIVNSNLITTFTGIWLALYFSGNSLLLNIDRVIFALLGTGFIIAGSCAINNFYDRDIDQIMERTKSRPTVTGRMTPVQVLALGFSFILIGTIFLAMTSITSAIIGLIGVFTYIVLYTMWTKRHYTINTVVGSISGAVPPLIGWTAITDLTIIAWVLFLIMFIWQPPHFLALAMKRSEEYRNAGIPMLPVIHGFGMTKRQMMVWVACLLPLPFYLYSLGFGFIILATILNIGWLILSLSGLKAKDDLKWAKWMFVYSLNYLTILFVAMVVFTIQ, translated from the coding sequence ATGTCGAATACGAGGGGGGAAATGGCAATTCAAAATGAGCAGCCACAAGAAGTAGTCGTTTCTACTTCGTTGTTGAAGGATTTTTTAGCTCTGGTTAAAATTGGAATTGTCAACTCCAATTTAATCACAACCTTTACTGGAATATGGTTAGCTTTATATTTTAGCGGAAATAGCTTACTTCTCAATATAGATCGTGTCATTTTTGCTCTATTAGGGACTGGATTTATTATTGCTGGATCTTGCGCCATCAATAATTTTTATGATCGTGATATCGATCAAATTATGGAAAGAACAAAATCACGGCCAACCGTGACTGGCAGAATGACACCCGTTCAAGTGCTGGCACTTGGATTCAGTTTTATTTTAATCGGTACCATATTTCTCGCAATGACATCTATCACATCTGCAATTATCGGATTAATTGGTGTCTTTACCTACATTGTCCTTTATACAATGTGGACAAAGCGCCATTATACAATAAATACTGTTGTCGGTAGTATTTCTGGAGCGGTTCCTCCACTAATTGGATGGACTGCTATTACCGACTTAACGATTATTGCATGGGTGTTATTTTTAATCATGTTCATATGGCAGCCTCCGCATTTTCTTGCATTAGCGATGAAGCGAAGCGAGGAGTATCGGAATGCAGGCATCCCAATGCTCCCTGTCATCCATGGCTTTGGGATGACAAAGCGCCAAATGATGGTTTGGGTAGCATGTTTATTGCCATTGCCATTTTATTTATATAGTCTAGGTTTTGGATTTATCATTCTTGCAACAATCTTAAATATTGGATGGTTAATACTATCCTTATCCGGATTAAAGGCAAAAGATGATTTGAAATGGGCGAAGTGGATGTTCGTTTATTCCTTAAATTATTTGACCATCTTATTTGTAGCTATGGTAGTTTTCACGATTCAATAA
- a CDS encoding sporulation integral membrane protein YtvI (product_source=TIGR02872; cog=COG0628; pfam=PF01594; tigrfam=TIGR02872; transmembrane_helix_parts=Inside_1_11,TMhelix_12_43,Outside_44_57,TMhelix_58_80,Inside_81_160,TMhelix_161_178,Outside_179_217,TMhelix_218_240,Inside_241_244,TMhelix_245_267,Outside_268_314,TMhelix_315_337,Inside_338_352) — translation MTAFFRKRTMIITFYLLLLLFIGYFILPISVPLVIAFITALLLDPIVHLLQNKGKIKRHFSVLIVFLLFLLLITFSTLFLTTKVIAEVIQIAENLPNYINDITNLWLNIEKSLYNSARDLPPEFVFEVSNQVEQFLQDTKNYLISAVNIENIKVLFTNIPNYLVNLLVYLIALFLFLLDLPRLKLRFYSHLTESTAEKVNFMFSRLSYVVMGFVKAQFLVSIVIFVASLIGLLLIVPEVALFMSLLIWVIDVIPILGSIIIMGPWTLFYLLSGDMAMATKLGILTAVLLIIRRTLEPKVMGSQIGLSPLSTLISMYLGLKLFGVLGFFIGPLILIVYNSAREAGIIKLNIKI, via the coding sequence TTGACAGCTTTTTTTCGGAAAAGAACAATGATTATTACTTTTTATTTATTATTGCTGCTATTTATAGGGTATTTCATTTTACCCATTTCAGTACCACTTGTCATTGCCTTTATAACAGCATTACTGTTAGATCCAATTGTACACTTATTGCAAAATAAAGGAAAAATTAAACGACATTTTTCTGTCTTGATTGTTTTCTTACTATTTTTGCTCTTAATTACTTTCAGCACATTATTTTTGACGACAAAGGTTATTGCTGAAGTGATTCAAATAGCAGAAAATTTACCAAATTATATTAATGATATTACAAATTTATGGCTTAATATTGAAAAATCTTTATATAATTCAGCCCGTGATCTGCCACCTGAGTTTGTATTTGAAGTGAGCAATCAAGTAGAGCAATTTTTACAGGATACAAAAAACTATTTAATTAGTGCAGTCAATATTGAAAACATTAAAGTTTTATTTACAAACATCCCGAATTATTTAGTAAACTTGCTCGTTTATTTAATCGCTCTTTTTTTATTTTTACTTGATTTGCCGCGATTAAAACTTCGATTTTATTCCCATTTAACGGAGAGCACAGCGGAAAAAGTAAATTTTATGTTTTCTCGACTCTCATATGTTGTCATGGGTTTTGTTAAGGCACAATTTTTAGTTAGTATCGTCATATTTGTTGCTTCATTAATTGGGTTGTTGTTAATTGTCCCTGAAGTAGCATTATTCATGTCATTGCTCATATGGGTGATTGATGTCATTCCAATATTAGGATCCATTATTATTATGGGGCCTTGGACGCTTTTTTATCTACTATCTGGGGATATGGCGATGGCGACAAAACTTGGCATTTTAACAGCCGTATTATTAATTATTCGTCGTACACTTGAGCCAAAAGTAATGGGAAGTCAAATTGGTCTATCCCCACTTTCAACTTTAATTTCGATGTATTTAGGTTTGAAGCTTTTTGGTGTGCTTGGGTTCTTTATCGGTCCTCTTATCTTAATTGTCTACAACTCTGCCCGCGAAGCAGGCATCATTAAATTAAATATAAAAATTTAA
- a CDS encoding cytochrome c oxidase subunit 4 (product_source=KO:K02277; cog=COG3125; ko=KO:K02277; pfam=PF03626; superfamily=161111; tigrfam=TIGR02908; transmembrane_helix_parts=Inside_1_26,TMhelix_27_49,Outside_50_53,TMhelix_54_76,Inside_77_87,TMhelix_88_109,Outside_110_110): protein MVNSQNSGNPKVDIEYRRKKNKEEMRYQVISFALMIFLTIVAFIAVGYEGIGEWFKVPFIVLLACIQVIFQLYYFMHMSHKGHEAPQFFMYSGIFVAFLTVLAMSTIVWW from the coding sequence ATGGTAAATAGTCAAAATTCAGGAAACCCAAAAGTAGATATTGAATATCGTCGTAAAAAGAATAAAGAAGAAATGAGATACCAAGTCATTTCTTTTGCACTGATGATTTTCCTAACCATTGTAGCCTTCATAGCGGTAGGTTATGAAGGAATCGGAGAATGGTTTAAAGTACCATTCATTGTCTTGCTTGCATGTATTCAAGTTATTTTTCAGCTATACTATTTCATGCACATGAGTCATAAGGGACACGAAGCACCACAGTTTTTTATGTATTCAGGTATTTTTGTAGCATTTCTTACCGTATTAGCGATGTCAACAATCGTTTGGTGGTAA
- a CDS encoding cytochrome c oxidase subunit 3 (product_source=KO:K02276; cath_funfam=1.20.120.80; cog=COG1845; ko=KO:K02276; pfam=PF00510; superfamily=81452; transmembrane_helix_parts=Inside_1_26,TMhelix_27_49,Outside_50_63,TMhelix_64_86,Inside_87_98,TMhelix_99_121,Outside_122_140,TMhelix_141_163,Inside_164_183,TMhelix_184_206,Outside_207_207), translating to MHVEEKLTAETFPAQPEKATLEGKNKFVGFWLFLGGETVLFATLFATFLALRNSTAGGASTQELFELPLVFVATMLLLTSSLTSVYAMYHMKNFQFGKMQLWLGITVLLGAAFLALEIYEFNHYVHEYEFTISSSALGSAFYTLVGTHGGHVAFGLLWIITLMVRNAKRGLNLYNAPKFYVASLYWHFIDVVWVFIFTVVYLMGMVG from the coding sequence ATGCACGTGGAAGAAAAATTAACGGCTGAGACATTTCCTGCTCAGCCTGAAAAAGCCACCCTCGAAGGGAAAAATAAATTTGTTGGGTTTTGGTTATTCTTAGGAGGAGAGACGGTTCTTTTTGCGACTCTCTTTGCAACCTTTTTGGCGTTAAGAAATTCAACTGCTGGAGGAGCTTCAACTCAGGAGCTTTTTGAGCTGCCACTTGTATTCGTAGCAACAATGCTTTTATTAACGAGCAGTTTAACAAGTGTGTATGCGATGTACCATATGAAAAACTTTCAATTTGGGAAAATGCAGCTCTGGCTAGGAATTACAGTACTTTTAGGTGCTGCCTTCCTTGCCCTTGAAATTTACGAATTTAATCATTATGTTCATGAATATGAATTTACCATTTCTTCAAGTGCTTTAGGTTCTGCATTCTATACACTAGTCGGTACACACGGTGGACACGTTGCATTTGGTTTATTATGGATTATTACTTTGATGGTCCGTAATGCAAAGCGTGGGTTGAATTTATATAATGCACCTAAATTCTACGTTGCAAGCCTTTATTGGCACTTTATTGATGTCGTCTGGGTGTTTATTTTCACAGTGGTATACTTAATGGGAATGGTGGGATGA
- a CDS encoding cytochrome c oxidase subunit 2 (product_source=KO:K02275; cath_funfam=1.10.287.90,2.60.40.420; cog=COG1622; ko=KO:K02275; pfam=PF00034,PF00116,PF02790; superfamily=49503,81464; tigrfam=TIGR02866; transmembrane_helix_parts=Inside_1_12,TMhelix_13_32,Outside_33_46,TMhelix_47_69,Inside_70_89,TMhelix_90_112,Outside_113_364) — MKKWLTKWRLLSLFALLTLVLSGCGERFISTLTPAGEVADEQYSLMILSTLIMVIVVAVVSIIFILVVLKFRRSKVGDKIPMQVEGSHKLEIIWTVIPILLLIILAVPTVVTTFKLADVDPMEKALADAENAGKDPLVVNVRANLYWWEFEYPGYGVITGQDLVLPTDEKVYFNLISSDVKHSFWIPAVGGKMDTNTDNENKFWLKIDSERAEEAGNIFYGKCAELCGPSHALMDFKVKAVSRAEFDQWIEKMQNFDATKVAQTASAKQGEQLFQDKGCIGCHAVSPTDNRPKEARTAPNLANFADRDRVAGILEMNEENIKKWLKDPESIKPANKMTDTYPDLTDEELDALTEYLQSLSVEKE, encoded by the coding sequence ATGAAAAAGTGGCTGACAAAATGGCGTCTATTATCACTTTTCGCTCTTCTGACGCTAGTTTTATCAGGCTGTGGTGAACGATTTATCTCCACATTAACACCAGCTGGTGAAGTGGCTGATGAGCAGTACTCTCTAATGATTTTGAGTACGTTAATAATGGTTATCGTTGTCGCAGTCGTTTCCATTATTTTTATTCTTGTTGTTTTAAAGTTTCGTCGGTCTAAAGTTGGCGACAAAATACCGATGCAAGTAGAAGGTAGTCACAAATTGGAAATTATTTGGACAGTTATCCCGATATTACTTCTCATTATTTTGGCGGTTCCAACAGTTGTTACTACATTTAAATTAGCTGATGTAGATCCGATGGAAAAAGCATTAGCAGATGCTGAAAATGCCGGGAAAGATCCGTTAGTAGTCAATGTTCGTGCAAACCTTTATTGGTGGGAATTTGAATATCCAGGATATGGTGTTATTACTGGTCAAGATTTAGTTTTGCCAACAGACGAGAAAGTTTATTTTAACTTAATTTCTTCTGATGTTAAACACTCTTTCTGGATTCCTGCTGTTGGCGGAAAAATGGATACAAATACGGATAATGAAAATAAATTTTGGTTAAAAATTGATTCTGAACGAGCTGAAGAAGCTGGAAATATCTTTTATGGAAAATGTGCTGAGCTTTGCGGACCGTCTCACGCTTTAATGGATTTTAAAGTGAAAGCAGTGTCTCGTGCAGAGTTCGATCAATGGATTGAAAAAATGCAAAACTTTGATGCTACAAAAGTGGCTCAAACAGCTTCTGCTAAACAAGGGGAACAATTATTCCAAGATAAAGGGTGTATCGGCTGCCATGCTGTATCACCAACTGATAACAGACCAAAGGAAGCTAGAACAGCGCCTAACTTAGCAAACTTTGCTGATCGTGATCGTGTAGCTGGTATTTTAGAAATGAATGAAGAAAATATTAAAAAATGGTTAAAAGACCCAGAATCTATTAAGCCAGCTAACAAAATGACTGATACTTATCCAGATTTAACGGATGAAGAATTAGATGCTCTTACTGAATATTTACAAAGCCTTTCTGTTGAGAAAGAATAA
- a CDS encoding uncharacterized protein YkwD (product_source=COG2340; cath_funfam=3.40.33.10; cog=COG2340; pfam=PF00188,PF14504; superfamily=55797): protein MKMAVVLLLFLLFYFIHIEVGDQKEDRKVEDEKVTEEKEVKMEMTSIIGKTSEEIEKMFGNPNRKEPSSYDYEWWVYNENFDQYMQIGIYKNKVVTAYLIGEEVDISPLKIGQPIQELFATVTPDTNVSVEHQGNYYRFELSEEDINTRPLIKLNGVYLQLYVDRFTGRLSSVRILDKETLIKQQPYEMVYRGQLITAKPISRELQRQIDEGQEKQIFDLTNIIRKRHGLNTLAWHKGTAIVAYNHSKDMKDHHYFSHDSPSEGTLVNRLKFENIPFELAGENIAAEYVDGIAVVEGWLNSEGHRKTLLEKDFTHLGVGVYQKYYTQNFVKLWEQAS from the coding sequence ATGAAAATGGCGGTCGTATTGCTATTATTTTTATTATTTTATTTCATTCATATAGAAGTAGGGGATCAAAAAGAAGACAGAAAAGTGGAAGATGAAAAAGTCACAGAGGAAAAAGAAGTGAAAATGGAGATGACATCGATCATTGGAAAAACAAGTGAGGAAATTGAAAAAATGTTTGGAAATCCGAATCGGAAAGAACCGTCATCGTATGATTATGAATGGTGGGTTTATAATGAAAATTTTGATCAATATATGCAAATAGGAATTTACAAAAATAAAGTTGTAACAGCTTACTTGATCGGAGAGGAAGTGGATATTTCACCCTTAAAAATTGGCCAACCTATACAGGAATTATTTGCAACGGTTACACCAGACACAAATGTTTCGGTCGAGCATCAAGGGAATTATTATCGTTTTGAGCTTTCAGAAGAAGATATTAATACACGTCCACTAATAAAATTAAATGGTGTATATCTACAGCTTTATGTAGATCGTTTTACCGGGCGCTTATCAAGTGTACGAATACTAGACAAAGAAACATTAATTAAACAACAACCATATGAAATGGTGTATAGAGGACAGTTGATCACTGCTAAGCCTATCTCACGAGAATTACAAAGACAAATTGATGAAGGACAAGAAAAACAAATTTTTGATCTTACAAATATTATTCGAAAAAGACACGGTTTAAATACGCTCGCTTGGCACAAAGGAACAGCAATCGTTGCTTACAATCATAGTAAAGATATGAAAGATCATCACTATTTTTCGCATGATTCTCCATCAGAAGGAACGCTGGTAAACCGTCTAAAATTCGAAAATATTCCTTTTGAACTAGCTGGCGAAAACATTGCAGCAGAGTATGTAGATGGAATTGCTGTAGTTGAAGGATGGTTAAATAGTGAGGGACACCGGAAAACATTATTAGAAAAAGATTTTACGCATTTAGGTGTTGGAGTTTATCAAAAATATTATACACAAAATTTTGTGAAGCTTTGGGAACAAGCATCGTAA